One stretch of Phocoena phocoena chromosome 10, mPhoPho1.1, whole genome shotgun sequence DNA includes these proteins:
- the SOX4 gene encoding transcription factor SOX-4 yields the protein MVQQTNNAENTEALLAGESSDSGAGLELGIASSPTPGSTASTGGKADDPSWCKTPSGHIKRPMNAFMVWSQIERRKIMEQSPDMHNAEISKRLGKRWKLLKDSDKIPFIREAERLRLKHMADYPDYKYRPRKKVKSGNANSGSSAASSSKLGEKGDKVGGSGGGGHGGGGGGGSGNAGGGGGGASGGGANSKPAQKKSCGSKVAGGAGGGVGKPHAKLILAGGGGGGGKAAAASSSSFAAEQAGAAALLPLGAAAAADHHSLYKTRTPGASASAAASASAGLAAPGKHLTEKKVKRVYLFGGLGASSSPVGGVGAGADPSDPLGLYEEGGAGCSPDGPSLSGRSSAASSPAAGRSPADHRSYASLRAASPAPSSAPSHASSSASSHHSSSSSSSSSSGSSSSDDEFEDDLLDLNPSSNFESMSLGSFSSSSALDRDLDFNFEPGSGSHFEFPDYCTPEVSEMISGDWLESSISNLVFTY from the coding sequence ATGGTGCAGCAAACCAACAACGCCGAGAACACGGAAGCGCTGCTGGCCGGCGAGAGCTCGGACTCGGGCGCCGGCCTCGAGCTGGGCATCGCCTCCTCCCCCACTCCTGGCTCCACCGCTTCCACGGGCGGCAAGGCCGACGACCCGAGCTGGTGCAAGACGCCGAGCGGGCACATCAAAAGGCCCATGAACGCCTTCATGGTGTGGTCGCAGATCGAGCGGCGCAAGATTATGGAGCAGTCGCCCGACATGCACAACGCCGAGATCTCCAAGCGGCTGGGCAAACGCTGGAAACTGCTCAAAGACAGCGACAAGATCCCTTTCATTCGGGAGGCGGAGCGGCTGCGTCTCAAGCACATGGCTGACTACCCCGACTACAAGTACCGGCCCAGGAAGAAGGTGAAGTCCGGCAACGCCAACTCCGGCTCCTCGGCCGCCTCCTCCTCTAAGCTGGGGGAGAAGGGCGACAAGGTCGGTGGCAGCGGCGGGGGCGGCCAcgggggcggcggcggtggcgggaGCGGCAACGCGgggggaggaggcggcggcgcaAGCGGCGGCGGCGCCAACTCCAAACCCGCGCAGAAAAAGAGCTGCGGCTCCAAAGTTGCgggcggcgcgggcggcggggTCGGCAAGCCTCACGCCAAGCTCATCCtggcgggcggcggcgggggcggcgggaaAGCGGcggccgcctcctcctcctctttcgcGGCCGAGCAGGCTGGGGCCGCCGCCCTGTTGCCCctgggcgccgccgccgccgccgaccACCACTCGCTGTACAAGACGCGGACTCCCGGCGCCTCGGCCTCTGCGGCGGCCTCGGCCTCCGCCGGCCTCGCGGCCCCGGGCAAGCACCTGACCGAGAAAAAGGTGAAGCGCGTCTACCTGTTCGGCGGCCTGGGCGCGTCGTCCTCGCCCGTCGGCGGCGTGGGCGCGGGCGCCGACCCCAGCGACCCCCTCGGCCTGTACGAGGAGGGGGGCGCCGGCTGCTCGCCCGACGGGCCGAGCTTGAGCGGCCGCAGTAGCGCCGCTTCGTCGCCGGCCGCCGGCCGCTCGCCCGCCGACCACCGTAGCTACGCCAGCCTGCGCGCCGCCTCGCCCGCCCCGTCCAGCGCGCCCTCGCACGCGTCCTCGTCGGCCTCGTCCCatcactcctcctcctcctcgtcctcctcctcctcgggcTCGTCGTCCTCGGACGACGAGTTCGAAGACGATCTGCTCGACCTGAACCCCAGCTCAAACTTTGAGAGCATGTCCCTGGGCAGCTTCAGCTCGTCGTCGGCGCTGGACCGGGACCTGGATTTTAACTTCGAGCCTGGCTCCGGCTCGCACTTCGAGTTCCCGGACTACTGCACGCCCGAGGTGAGCGAGATGATCTCGGGAGACTGGCTGGAGTCTAGCATCTCCAACCTGGtcttcacctactga